Genomic segment of Sporanaerobacter acetigenes DSM 13106:
GTTGAACTTTGATAATCTGCACTTGATACTTGCTTAAGTGCTGATGCTTGTTTGTCAATATCTAAAGCATTGTATCTATCAACTAAACTTTGCAAGTCATTTATCAATGTTGATATCTCTATTCCTGAATGCTTTGTGTAATTCTTTACAGAGCTTAAATTATTTATTAGCATTGTAATAAATGTTACATCTTTAAGTGGATTTTCTCCTGTTGCTTCATTTACCATGTTTACTGAGTTCTGGAATACTACTCTTGTTGCTACTATCTCGTCAAATACTAACTTCAATTGGTCTAAAGTGTATCCTTCAGTTGGTCTATTACCTACAAGGTCTACACTTACTGATCTGTCTCTTCCTGGTACCAATTTGCCGTAGTCAGTATTTTCTTCAATTGATAATCCTAATACTCTTGCGTTCTTTTCTATTGCTGTCTTCATTTCATCTGCTGTTTTAGCTTCGTTCACTGCTTTAAGAGCTGCTTCCACTTCTTCTTTTGAGGCATTAGCTTTTACTGTCACTTTACAAGTCGCAATTTTGTTCCCGTCTACTGTTGTTACTGTAATTATTACTGTACCTGATGCCTTTGCTGTTACTTTGCCATTAGCATCTATTGTTGCTATATCAGTATTACTTGTTGACCAAGTTACATTTTTATTGGTTGCATTAGATGGCTCAACTTTAGCATAAAGTTGTATAGAATCATATTTGTCCAATACCAATATGATAGTTGTACTTTTATCTACAACACCAGCTGGATCACATATACTTACTCCTGTTACATTCACTGTTGGTGTTGGCTTTGGTTCTTCTGGTGTTGGGTCTGGACTTGGTATATATCCTCCACCGCCAGTGGAAGTTCCTCCTGTTGAGATACTACCTGATGAACTACTGTCTGTTGAAGGTTTAGTTTCAACTTTTGTTTCTGTACCTTTTTTCACTACCTCGTTATTTACTTTTACTTCTTCTGTGGCTACTAACTTTTCAATTTTCCCTTCTGATTTTATTTCTACATCTTTAGAATTTACTTCTATTTTTCCTATTTCTGCTCCCTTTTCAACTTCAATGTCTGCTTTTCCTACTGCTTGTATATTTTCAACTTTTGCTCCTTCTTTTACGACTAGCTTTGTATCTTTATTCAATACCAAATTTGGAATGCTTACATTGCCTTCCAATACTACTCTGATTCCACCTGAAGTCTTATCAACTACAACTTGACCAAGTTTGGAATTCTTTATTTTGATACTATTTTCTCCTCCGCCCTTGATAACTGTTTCTCCATTCACTGCTACATTATCTAAAGTAACATCTCCATCTCCAATTCCTTCTGTTAAATAAAGATTTCCTTTAATATTAAGTGTTTTTAGTACTACATCAGGAGTATTTATCAATACATTCCCTGAATAATTTTTGTTGTATTCACCTGAAACATTTATGATTTCTCCACTTGTATTAACTATTATCTTAGATGCTTCTCCTTTAGTTATTGGACTTTGAGGTCTAAAAGTATTGTCTGAATATCCACATAAAATTTCTCTGTCCTTCAGTATACTTACATAACCTTTTACATCATTACTTATGGACTCTGCATCTGCAAAATCATTGGCAGATGATGATTGTTTGTCATCTAGTCCAAAAGCAATTCCTATGATTTTAGCTACTTCTTCACGGGTAATTTTTTCATTTGGTCCTAATTTACTACCTTCAGTAGCAGTTATATATCCTGCACTTATTCCCTTTGCTACTTCATCATAATACCACGATTTTTCTTTCACATCAGAAAAATTAACTGCAGACTTTTCTGTGTATTTCATCAATTTGTTGATTATTGTGAAAAACTCTGCTCGTGTAATATTGTTGTTTGCCCTAAATGTGCCATCTGAATATCCCTCTAGTATACCCTTTTCTGCTAAATATACTACATACTCTTTCGACCAATGGTTCTCTACATCTAGACCACCAGCAAATGAAACAATGCTACCTGTAAAAATCATAGAAAATACAATTAGCATTGAGAGTATTTTTTTTACTGATTTCTTAACCATAAAAAAACCTCCTTTATTTTTATACTATCTGTAGCTCATATTAAAACTACAAATAAAAAAGCCACAATTATATAAGGAATTATTATTTCCTTAAATAATTGTGGCTTGTTTCCAGCTGCAAAAACTGCTTCCTTCCACCTGCCAACTATTCATTTTTTGACGCCTCCTAGCATACTTCAGTAGCCTCATTCAGCATAAAAACACAACATAAACTATTATTAGCTACATTACAATCCAAATAAAACGTTTTCACATCCCGCCCCACACTAGTTTCGATCATGTCTACAAGAAAATCTCCATACTCATCGGATATCTTTTTTCTTATGATTTGAACATAGCATTGCCCAATTTCATCTTTAGCCAAATTTTTTTCTAGAGTTGTAAGAAAATCTTCACAGTACACTAAAACTACATCTTCCATTATATAACCTTTCACAACACCAGGTCCCCTGCTAAAATACTTTGACATAAAAGACTTAAAAGAATCTTCAATATGCCGTTTAGCATTGATATTATCAACACAAACAGGCCTTTTCATAAGTTTTTCATTCCCCCCTTCCCTATACTCTTTCATTATAACTCAATATGTTGTTTATGGCTATACCATTAATAGTATGAATATGAATATTGCAATAAGTTAAATTGACTATTTTCTCTAGGGCTAAAAGCCTATCAGCTACTTTGAAACATTCTATATATTTTTTTAAATCCTTCTTTATTACAAACATGTTTAAATATTTTTAACACTTGTAACAAATACAAAAGATAACTTTCTTGTGTTTCGTTGCTTTTGATGTATTATAAAACGAGCAGATAGCTATACTCTATCTGTTCGTTTTTGACTTTTGCGACAGCGAGACTACTGTCCCTTTTGTCGCATAGTTATTTCCCTTCAATTATAGTCTTTTCAACATTGTATTCTGTATCCATTATGACTATATCTGCATCTTTCCCAATTGCAAGACTTCCTTTGGATTTTTCCAATTCCAATAGCTTAGCTGGATTTAAGGATAACATCTTTACTGCTTGAGGAAAATCCTGATTAGTGTTTTCAACTATGTTTTTCAAGGCTATGTTTAAAGTAAGCACACTTCCAGCCAATGACCCACCGTCTTTCAACCTCGCTGCCCCATCTTTAACTATTACTTCTTGCCCACCTAATTCATAGAGTCCTTCCATCATACATCCAGCTCTCATAGAATCAGTGATAAGTACCACTTTGTCATTGCCTTTAACTTTTAGGAGTACATTGAAAGCACCTGGATGAACGTGAATACAATCTGCAATCAACTCACATGTAATGTCGCTATTCATAACAGCACCTACTACTCCTGGCGATCTATGGTTTAGTGAAGTCATAGCATTGAAAGTATGAGTAGCATGGGTTATTCCTTTATTTATAGCCTCTATTGCTTGCTCATAACTAGCACTAGTATGCCCCATGGACAATACTACATCTGAATTTGACTTTATTTTTTCTATAAATTTATAGTTTTCATCTTCTTCTGGTGCTAAAGTAATAATCTTTATAATGTCTAAATAATTTTTAACTAATTCATAATCTGGTTTCATGATATATTTTGGATTTTGTGCTCCCATTTTTTCTTTGCTGATGAAAGGTCCTTCCATGTGAATACCCAATATTTTTGCTCCAGACATCCCTTTTTTCATTCCCTCTTTTACATTATCAAAGGCCTTTAAAATGTCCTCTTTCCCCATAGTCATAGTAGTCGCTAAGAATCCTGTAACTCCTTTTGCAGCTATTGTCTTACTTATGGTTTCTAATGCTTCAATACTTCCATCCATTACATCTTTTCCACCTGCTCCATGTATATGAATATCTATAAATCCTGGCAGTACATAATTTCCCTTTGCATCTATTTTTTCTTCATATTCATACTTACCTAGTTCTTTTTCATCTATTATATCTACTATTTTTTCATCAAATACAATAGCTTTGTTCTCAAGTATTTCATTTTCTGTCATAATCTTGCCATTAAAAATTACCTTCATTTTCTCCACCTACCTTAAATATATTTATCCTCTTTTGGAAATAAATAATCATTTATGTCATAAAAATCTTCCCATTTTAGATATTCTATATCATTTTCTATACAATACTCTTCTAAATAATCTTTTGCAAATAGGCAATCTGCTTCTTTAGCCACATGTACATCTGTGTGTCCATCTCCTATAAATATGACTTTGTCATATTCTTTTTTAAATTTTCTATATAATTGTACTTTTGAATCTGTGTTTTCTTTTATATTTTCTTCTTCGTAAAACTTTACTTTTATTTCATCACCATTGAAAATAAGTCTATTTGCATAAATGGGTATCCCTTCTATTCCATTTTCATTAAAAAATGCTTCTATTCCATTTATAAAACCACCACTTACTACGGCTATAGGTATATTAGCTTTTTTTAAATTTTCATAAAAAGTTTTAAATCCTCTTTGGAGTACCACATCATTTTTTATATAATTCAAATATGTTTCTTCTGTGATTTTTAGATGATTGAATTCATGAATAGCTAAAGTTTTTAAGTCAATTTGTCCACTATAGTACTGCCTTCTCAATTTATTTATATAGTTTTTGTCTCCAAATGTATCAAACAGCACTGTATTTGTGTCAAAAGTAGTTATTGTTCCATCAAAATCGCATAATATTTTTGTACTCAATTTTTTGCCTCCTAAAATGACTAATTATATATCAAAATATACAAATTCCTAATCACTTTATTTTAACATAATTTTTAAAAAACATCACCAATATACCATTTTTAATAACTTTGACATATTGGTGATGTTTGTTATATTTTCATCTTTTCTACCCTTATTTCATCCATGAGTTTTTTTACATTATTCATACTAATTTTCCCAGTCTCTGCCTCCATTGCATTAGCAGTACCGCAAGCAGCTGCAATTCTTAATACAGTTTCAAAATCATATTCTCTAAGTATTGACACAGCAAATCCAGCTACCATTGAATCCCCTGAACCAACTGGGTTTACAGTCTTTATATTTGGAACCTTCACCTTATAAGCATAGTTCTCAAAAAAAGCCATTGCTCCTTCACTTCCAAGTGAAATCACTATTATCTCTACATTCTTATTTAGCAAATTTTTAGCTGCTTGAATTGCATCATTCTCATTAGTAATAGTAAATCCCATAATATTTTCAAGTTCTTCTTTATTTGGCTTTATCAAAAAAGGAGCTGCTTCAATTCCTAGCTTTAAAGCTTCTCCACTTGTATCAAGAATAAATTTTTTACCCTGCTTTTTAGCAATTTTTATTAATTCTCTATAAGTATTAGCTGCTAATCCTTTAGGTAAACTTCCAGAAGCACTTATTACTTCACAGTTTTTTATTTTATTTTTATATAGTTCATAAAAAGCTAAATTTTCACTTTCAGATACATATGGTCCATTTTCTAAAATTTCTGTTTGACTTCCATCATCCGATAATATAGAAAGGCAGCTCCTCGTTTCCCCATCAATAGCGATAAAGTCGTGTTTTATATTTCTACTGTCTAACTCATCTTCAATATATTCCCCACCTTTACCTCCCAGAAATCCTATAGCCATTACTGGTTCATCAAAAGATTTAATAACTTTAGTCACATTTAATCCTTTTCCCCCAGGAGTGTATTGCACTTCTTTAGCCCTAAATATTTTACCTTTTTCAAAACCATCAACTAAATATCTCCTGTCAATAGAAGGGTTTAAGGTTATAGTTAAAATCAATTCTAATCCCCTCCTTTCATATTAGAGTATTTATGCTTTATTCTTACTTCCGCAGATTTCAATTTTATTCATAACCACTTGTTTTATCGCGTTCTTACCAGGAGTTAAATATTTTCGTGGATCATTAGCCATTGGATTCTCTAAAAAGTATTCCTTTATACTATCAGCAAATGGTATTTTTAACTCAGTAGCTATATTAACTTTACAAATACCTAATTCTATAGCCTTTCTTGTGTCTTCTGGAGACACTCCCGAAGCTCCATGGAGTACCAATGGTATATCAATTATCTTTCTAATATTTGCAAGCCTTTCAAAGTCCAATTTAGGCTTTAGTTTATATAAGCCATGAGCAGTACCAATAGCTATTGCAAGAGAATCTATATTAGTTTTCTTTACAAAATCTAATGCCATGTCAGGAACAGTCAATAGTGCCTTCGCGGCATCAACATTTCTTTCATCTTCTTGTCCGCCCACTGTGCCTAATTCTGCTTCTACAGTTACACCCTGCTTATGAGCAAACTCTACTACATCTCTTGTTACTTTTATATTATCCTCATATTGTTTCAGTGAAGCATCTATCATAACAGATTTAAACCCAGCTCCTATACATTCTTCTAAAAAATTTATATCGGAGCAATGGTCTAAATGCAAAGCAACTGGAATATTATGCTTTTTTGCACCTACCCTTGCCATTGCAACCAAATAATCCATTCCCGCATAATCTACAGTGCCTGGAGTTGCTGCAATTATTACAGGAGATTTCATTTCACATGCACCTTCCAACACAGCTTGCATGGTTTCTAAATTGTGTATATTAAAAGCTGGAACTGCATATCTGTTCTTTTTTGCATCTAATAATATTTCTTTTGTTGAAATAATATCCATATCATCTAACTCTCCTTATCAAACATCAATTTATTCTTTATTATTTCTACAATTTCATCTACTTTGTCAGAAGAAATTATTCTATCTATTACATCATTATCTTGTAAAAGAATCATAGCTTCAGATAGTACTTTCAAATGAGACTCATTATCTGAGGCGCCTAATACAAATACTAATTTAACAGGATCCTTGTCATCAACATTGAAAATTACACCTTCCTTAAAAACAGCAAGACTCATGCACATAGATTTGACACCATCTTCTGGTCTACCATGAAACAATGCAATTCCAGGTGCTATAACAATATATGGGCCATATTTTTCTACAGACTCTATCATAGCATCAACATATTTGCCCTCAATCTTATCTGTATCTATTAATGGCTGTCCTGCAATTTTCCCAGCTTCTTTCCAATCTTTAGCTTCAGAACAAATTTTAATAGTTTCTTCATTTAACAAATCCAATAACAATAATATCACTCCTTGGTTAATTTCATAATTTCATAAATATAATCTGGTTTTATAGTCCAATTGATATAATATTACAATTATCATTTAGGCCCTTGTTCAATCTTAAATCAAACAAGGGTCTAAAGTTAAATATTAATTCTAAAATACTATAAAGTTGCAGCTTTTTCTTTGTTTTTTTGATAACGTAACTCTAAATAACTAACTAATATATATACTGAAATAATAACTAGTATTCCAATGGTCGGATTCTTCAACAACAACATCAATACCATTATATCTATACAATCATGACCTACTCCAACAACACCTATTGCAGAAAAATCAAATATTGTATAGAGAAAACCTGACAAAAAGATTAATAAAAAGCCATATGTTAAACCAGAAATCACTGAACCTCTTCGGCCCCCAGTAGAATTACCCATTATACCTGCAACTCCACCTGTAAAAAATGCACCAATTATTGACACTAAAGGAGTAACTTTAAATACAGCTGAACTTACAAACATACCAATTATCATTCCTACAATTGCTGTAACAAATCCTATCATCAATGAATTAGGAGCAAATCCAAATAATGCCGGAACATCTAATGCAGGTATAGCACCAGGAACAAGCCTATCAGCAATACCTTTAAAAGCAGGAACCAATTCCCCTAAAAACATACGTACACCTTGTAAAAGTATAAGTACACCAGCTGCAAACCCCATTGCTTTTAATAATCCGAAAACAATAAAATTTTGATTGCCAGCATACTCTGAAACTACCTTTGGACCAGCTGCAATTACAACTATTAGGTAAAAAATTGTCATAACTAGTGAAACTGACACAGATGTATCTTTGAAAAAGTCTAATGATTCAGGTAATTTTATATCTTCAGCAGATTTTGATTTATCACCCAACAATTTACCCACTTGTGCAGATGCAGTTGTACCTAATGTAGTTAAATGTCCCATTGCTATACTATTAGTTCCAGTTATATTCCTAACCATAGGTTGAGCAATAGCAGGCAATAAAGTAAGAATTATTCCTTGCAAAAGAGAACCAAGTATTATAATCATAGGTTCGCTAAATTTTGCAACGTATAAGCTATAAGAAAGTGCTACCGACGAAATCCACATCATATGTCCAGTTAAAAAGATATATTTTAGAGGTGTAATCCTTGCTAATAATACATTTACTAAAAATCCAATAGCCATAATTAATGCACTAGTAGAAGCTATTATAGGGACAGATGTTTGCATAGCACCTACCACTGCTTCAGATGAGGTTGCAAATCCAGATAAATTGAAAACCTTAGTAAACAAATCAACAAATGGTAAAATTTCCGAAACAATCAAACCTGCTCCAGCTGATAATACCAACATTCCTAATGCTGTTTTTAAAGATCCAGCAAATACTTGTCCAGCTGATTTTTTTTGAAGCATCAGTCCAATCATTGCTATAATTCCAAGTATCATAGCTGGTGTACCTAGAATATCTAGTATTAAACTCAACATTTTATTTTCCCCTCCATATTATTTATTTTTTTCAAAATAAGCTGATAGCTTATCCTTAACTTCTTTTTCATCAACAATATTATCAATAAATATAACATTGTCCTGTCCTTCAAAATTCTTTTTAAATCCACTTGTAGTTACAATTAAATCTGCATTTCTTCCTTTTACTGTTCCCATGTCCCAATGTTCAATATTGCATTTAATCCCCAATTCCTTCATTACATTATCGACTGTTATTTTTAATATTAAA
This window contains:
- a CDS encoding S-layer homology domain-containing protein — its product is MVKKSVKKILSMLIVFSMIFTGSIVSFAGGLDVENHWSKEYVVYLAEKGILEGYSDGTFRANNNITRAEFFTIINKLMKYTEKSAVNFSDVKEKSWYYDEVAKGISAGYITATEGSKLGPNEKITREEVAKIIGIAFGLDDKQSSSANDFADAESISNDVKGYVSILKDREILCGYSDNTFRPQSPITKGEASKIIVNTSGEIINVSGEYNKNYSGNVLINTPDVVLKTLNIKGNLYLTEGIGDGDVTLDNVAVNGETVIKGGGENSIKIKNSKLGQVVVDKTSGGIRVVLEGNVSIPNLVLNKDTKLVVKEGAKVENIQAVGKADIEVEKGAEIGKIEVNSKDVEIKSEGKIEKLVATEEVKVNNEVVKKGTETKVETKPSTDSSSSGSISTGGTSTGGGGYIPSPDPTPEEPKPTPTVNVTGVSICDPAGVVDKSTTIILVLDKYDSIQLYAKVEPSNATNKNVTWSTSNTDIATIDANGKVTAKASGTVIITVTTVDGNKIATCKVTVKANASKEEVEAALKAVNEAKTADEMKTAIEKNARVLGLSIEENTDYGKLVPGRDRSVSVDLVGNRPTEGYTLDQLKLVFDEIVATRVVFQNSVNMVNEATGENPLKDVTFITMLINNLSSVKNYTKHSGIEISTLINDLQSLVDRYNALDIDKQASALKQVSSADYQSST
- a CDS encoding Na-translocating system protein MpsC family protein → MKRPVCVDNINAKRHIEDSFKSFMSKYFSRGPGVVKGYIMEDVVLVYCEDFLTTLEKNLAKDEIGQCYVQIIRKKISDEYGDFLVDMIETSVGRDVKTFYLDCNVANNSLCCVFMLNEATEVC
- the nagA gene encoding N-acetylglucosamine-6-phosphate deacetylase; this encodes MKVIFNGKIMTENEILENKAIVFDEKIVDIIDEKELGKYEYEEKIDAKGNYVLPGFIDIHIHGAGGKDVMDGSIEALETISKTIAAKGVTGFLATTMTMGKEDILKAFDNVKEGMKKGMSGAKILGIHMEGPFISKEKMGAQNPKYIMKPDYELVKNYLDIIKIITLAPEEDENYKFIEKIKSNSDVVLSMGHTSASYEQAIEAINKGITHATHTFNAMTSLNHRSPGVVGAVMNSDITCELIADCIHVHPGAFNVLLKVKGNDKVVLITDSMRAGCMMEGLYELGGQEVIVKDGAARLKDGGSLAGSVLTLNIALKNIVENTNQDFPQAVKMLSLNPAKLLELEKSKGSLAIGKDADIVIMDTEYNVEKTIIEGK
- a CDS encoding MtnX-like HAD-IB family phosphatase, coding for MSTKILCDFDGTITTFDTNTVLFDTFGDKNYINKLRRQYYSGQIDLKTLAIHEFNHLKITEETYLNYIKNDVVLQRGFKTFYENLKKANIPIAVVSGGFINGIEAFFNENGIEGIPIYANRLIFNGDEIKVKFYEEENIKENTDSKVQLYRKFKKEYDKVIFIGDGHTDVHVAKEADCLFAKDYLEEYCIENDIEYLKWEDFYDINDYLFPKEDKYI
- the pfkB gene encoding 1-phosphofructokinase, encoding MILTITLNPSIDRRYLVDGFEKGKIFRAKEVQYTPGGKGLNVTKVIKSFDEPVMAIGFLGGKGGEYIEDELDSRNIKHDFIAIDGETRSCLSILSDDGSQTEILENGPYVSESENLAFYELYKNKIKNCEVISASGSLPKGLAANTYRELIKIAKKQGKKFILDTSGEALKLGIEAAPFLIKPNKEELENIMGFTITNENDAIQAAKNLLNKNVEIIVISLGSEGAMAFFENYAYKVKVPNIKTVNPVGSGDSMVAGFAVSILREYDFETVLRIAAACGTANAMEAETGKISMNNVKKLMDEIRVEKMKI
- the fba gene encoding class II fructose-1,6-bisphosphate aldolase yields the protein MDIISTKEILLDAKKNRYAVPAFNIHNLETMQAVLEGACEMKSPVIIAATPGTVDYAGMDYLVAMARVGAKKHNIPVALHLDHCSDINFLEECIGAGFKSVMIDASLKQYEDNIKVTRDVVEFAHKQGVTVEAELGTVGGQEDERNVDAAKALLTVPDMALDFVKKTNIDSLAIAIGTAHGLYKLKPKLDFERLANIRKIIDIPLVLHGASGVSPEDTRKAIELGICKVNIATELKIPFADSIKEYFLENPMANDPRKYLTPGKNAIKQVVMNKIEICGSKNKA
- a CDS encoding PTS sugar transporter subunit IIA — encoded protein: MLLDLLNEETIKICSEAKDWKEAGKIAGQPLIDTDKIEGKYVDAMIESVEKYGPYIVIAPGIALFHGRPEDGVKSMCMSLAVFKEGVIFNVDDKDPVKLVFVLGASDNESHLKVLSEAMILLQDNDVIDRIISSDKVDEIVEIIKNKLMFDKES
- a CDS encoding PTS ascorbate transporter subunit IIC; translation: MLSLILDILGTPAMILGIIAMIGLMLQKKSAGQVFAGSLKTALGMLVLSAGAGLIVSEILPFVDLFTKVFNLSGFATSSEAVVGAMQTSVPIIASTSALIMAIGFLVNVLLARITPLKYIFLTGHMMWISSVALSYSLYVAKFSEPMIIILGSLLQGIILTLLPAIAQPMVRNITGTNSIAMGHLTTLGTTASAQVGKLLGDKSKSAEDIKLPESLDFFKDTSVSVSLVMTIFYLIVVIAAGPKVVSEYAGNQNFIVFGLLKAMGFAAGVLILLQGVRMFLGELVPAFKGIADRLVPGAIPALDVPALFGFAPNSLMIGFVTAIVGMIIGMFVSSAVFKVTPLVSIIGAFFTGGVAGIMGNSTGGRRGSVISGLTYGFLLIFLSGFLYTIFDFSAIGVVGVGHDCIDIMVLMLLLKNPTIGILVIISVYILVSYLELRYQKNKEKAATL
- a CDS encoding PTS sugar transporter subunit IIB is translated as MLHIVTVCGLGVGSSLILKITVDNVMKELGIKCNIEHWDMGTVKGRNADLIVTTSGFKKNFEGQDNVIFIDNIVDEKEVKDKLSAYFEKNK